Proteins from one Desulfonema limicola genomic window:
- a CDS encoding amidase domain-containing protein produces the protein MKSYFRNLVLLYFVVFFTLISLVSTVNAESQTVTREEALKIAEGYLLFNGENVLSAWKDCYISKIEEFFSSNDLLLAYEATVVSSDGKDAGYFIINARKGNGIVIDLRSVSGASFSNILTNYLRDVLEPQFKENSLKVADIKFLTSLPISFAIGIKFDNYSELLDNVQNQDGYFIFSSSGDSLFANYHIEETKFYSSFNASSDEFIEEKEFRDALITQNFSAKYFNISSRRLLLSKPDVGGVYGDAIRSEWDEEIEAPFSDFYYKTEAWTKGGTCKDGKRYNDGEQEGATCTTGCGPVAWSIVYDYWDRNGYPELIDGVDFSSMDARVKNVGDPDVWNMVNDLRGILSAGCNCKKEESIVAFYNIADGEQYASIKSQGRYNFKAKLLYLLDSNANKWSALKDAVDKDWPSIAGIELNNGAYDHYAVVDAYYDLDGKIDDVFRVRMGWPKLPNKKHVYEFNRKYLSLFLKIDPGSSPFDYAYDAHPDIGNPTSEGTHFWPGSKNDGCDVEGVLIRDYRNGSRETALIYNPDENKAFLLSGAFWEYYKKIGGNTVLGAPNDDAKYDSDKKYDSDKKYDSDKKLYIQPFQCGKIFCRDGKCSLEEDDFDDSDNGPCYAKPLDSYPDSGGYYGFGGTHIGADFKASVGTSVYAVADGVVFISKEAMGFGSPSTTGGAIVIKHLKNNGESFYALYGHIDRLAQQGDSVTRGQLIGTIRDYYDASGNFLPHLHFGLYDGSSFPSSKWGYNSDTTGWHDPVTTLPSWLGDTDCGSSGTFSNPCAPNDGSIWSCSERKKMYTGEIPVNGYAAVGENGSYTHEWFLVNNTSCSMERFTIGNPEIFLFDGISYKPAPGSVTGNYSCFSLNPNGGNGSVTANFTFEAPVEGEYRIFFDIITSNKTILPRLNSIYPNFGRLYTDVIGGGCVAPAPSVEFADHVNMGTGDVTVEAEVLNVIEDPTLQVNEGSDQTMESGDGNSYADGTDTEQGENDYKITAQGDCGMEATLEYAANTNYSQYFGNYNCTSSCGSGTQKCDADPVNSKFGNFFHQELDGTVAGKGESTINMKRTYNSQALIWTPASMRRYFPDGSEEIIAEPPQYFGKGWTSFFGEYLLKIDMAPVFKGVQILYADGHTANFKKDGDSYIPEFSANHDILKKEGSEYVLYNNGCDCSLESRRFNSDGKLIEFSDKNGNKIKLVYAGDNLAYVENASGRRIEFETNSKGRITKAKLPEGITLEYEYNDDMLTAFINGRGLRTEYIYDDMGQMTEIITPKGLTSVKNSYDDEFRVTKQIVWESEDYTFNYDENITSVTDAYGHTYTHHYDADFRLVQVDDPVGNTEMYEYDEDNNRVYYMDKAGAEWRWTFDENGNRLSADGPLGWHREWVYEKNQVTRMAEKVNADTVREMTFDYDSNGNLTTFCNALGDCGSVKYDSFGLPLEIIDFAGNKTVHTYDGEGDLISVADAVNAITRFNHDGLGRVVSMKKPMGSSYSYTYDKNSNLTDVNGPDDWNITFEFDKNDHLSVKTDPNGGTMVFEYNLSDRLSKVRNQMNFDVAAFTYGLMNELSEFTDGEGRSWSYEYDPLLRVTHVSGPLDTHFSYAYNPLGRIVDFTDANRIITHTEYDELYRPVSVVRNYRPGLAYNSDTNVTRSFVYDLVGNILQATDPERNVTKFTYDLLGRRVNKQDAEGYEWAYAYDPMGNLTKVLNSRGFESLYAYTPVYRLQKAVNQEGHTTFFKYNADGLLTDKTNPNQVITHFDYNELGRMVQKIENYLPGMAGTSEINVSTGFAYDLAGNLRFLNNPRNFQAEFVYDPAHRRTEMFDFESGHFRYSYDRVNNLLTMIDAEDNPVNYAYDALNRLVSVTNAENETKRYAYDKMGNRTRFIEADNTVTLYEYDYIYRLNRVTQNFRPDMEKSNDTNAVTSYFYDARSLLTKFVNAKNAATSFEYDRVGRMVQETDPLNNVWEYTYDGMGNRISRTDANGDLTEYDYFPDDMLQDIRYANGQSVSYMYDPNNNRTNMNDWLGATSWNYDPLNRVTEQGDAYDRMLSYEYDAASNRTGITYPDGNQVSYTFSPNNWMASATDPKGGMIEYTRNKVGNILHIGNPNLTETDYEYDRVYRPLSIVTRQLLDDEIKIHSAFEYTYNKVGHITQVVKEYGWRNPPVVNEYYEYDGLHRLAGAVIDPIKNNGVKEIMSYEYDSVGNRMKWESSTGLTSSTLTDGFTKAYEYDLANRLLTVNVDSVKKNKNINLLETYTYDANGNRINRERVDENDKNALVEGMDYAFDPENRIIQALSYQLGGKKQKVRTDRAVTDMEYDGGGRRMAKHYDPKSNDAPGVDKEVQYVFDGLNPIAEYEMLNGQRENFYRGANNWITTMHHFNSGTQGQMYWYHYNSKGDVSGLTKHNGNSHHTYRYDPYGGVVPETGNFTDPHNHYTVTGKEFDENTGLIWFGARHYDPEVGGWIGQDVFRGYLVNPLSLNRLTYIEANPISYFDWFGFVKVYYNNDTAADYALENVYEEYVQNGGSNPFYNFEDIPNAYNCTNFVSQSLVAGLAEDTSSTNVFDELSKYEDASSYNSWYYRDINDRSPAWSGANDLYNYVNNQIDLECKYGDELEGMHFEYITHDTHNTFMEYTKVQKGDIIFADWDADGEMDHTMIVTDIDTWRLGYNEIQVTYQSSNNKDKKLGVINKEYDYNALFYVYRPTYFETGD, from the coding sequence ATGAAAAGTTACTTTAGGAACCTTGTTTTGTTGTATTTTGTGGTATTTTTTACTTTAATTTCTCTGGTATCAACTGTTAATGCTGAATCTCAAACCGTTACACGGGAAGAAGCCTTAAAAATTGCTGAAGGATACTTACTTTTCAATGGAGAGAATGTTCTATCTGCTTGGAAAGACTGCTATATATCTAAAATTGAAGAATTTTTTAGTTCTAATGATCTATTACTAGCTTATGAAGCTACTGTTGTTTCATCTGATGGGAAAGATGCAGGTTATTTCATCATTAATGCCAGAAAGGGTAATGGCATTGTTATAGACCTTCGATCTGTTTCAGGGGCATCATTTTCAAATATTCTTACCAATTATCTTCGAGATGTTTTAGAACCTCAATTTAAAGAAAATTCTCTTAAAGTCGCTGATATTAAATTTCTTACATCACTACCCATTTCATTTGCGATTGGTATAAAGTTTGATAACTATTCTGAATTATTAGATAATGTTCAAAATCAAGATGGTTATTTCATTTTCAGTTCTTCTGGTGACAGTTTATTTGCTAATTATCACATTGAAGAAACAAAATTTTACAGTAGCTTTAATGCCTCTTCTGATGAGTTTATTGAGGAAAAAGAATTTCGAGATGCATTAATTACTCAAAATTTTTCAGCTAAATACTTTAATATAAGTTCGCGTCGTCTTTTACTAAGCAAACCTGATGTTGGAGGGGTTTACGGAGATGCTATAAGAAGTGAATGGGATGAGGAAATTGAAGCTCCCTTTAGTGATTTTTATTATAAAACTGAAGCTTGGACAAAGGGAGGTACATGTAAAGACGGTAAAAGATATAATGATGGAGAACAGGAAGGAGCAACTTGTACCACAGGATGCGGACCGGTAGCATGGTCTATTGTTTATGACTACTGGGATCGAAATGGATATCCAGAATTGATTGATGGGGTTGATTTTTCAAGCATGGATGCAAGAGTAAAAAATGTTGGGGATCCAGATGTATGGAATATGGTTAATGATTTAAGAGGTATTTTGTCAGCAGGGTGTAATTGCAAAAAAGAAGAATCCATTGTAGCGTTTTATAATATTGCTGACGGTGAGCAATACGCTTCTATTAAAAGTCAAGGCCGTTATAACTTTAAAGCAAAATTACTTTATTTACTTGATTCAAATGCTAATAAATGGTCGGCTTTAAAAGATGCTGTTGATAAAGATTGGCCTTCCATAGCTGGCATTGAACTAAATAATGGGGCTTATGACCATTATGCGGTAGTTGATGCTTATTATGATCTTGATGGGAAAATAGATGACGTGTTCCGTGTTCGGATGGGATGGCCTAAATTGCCTAATAAAAAACACGTTTATGAGTTTAACAGAAAATATCTATCTTTATTTCTAAAAATAGATCCTGGCTCTTCACCATTTGACTATGCATATGATGCTCACCCTGATATTGGCAATCCAACGTCAGAAGGTACGCACTTCTGGCCTGGTTCAAAAAATGATGGCTGTGATGTTGAGGGTGTTTTGATTCGTGATTACAGAAATGGTTCAAGAGAGACTGCCCTTATCTATAATCCAGACGAAAATAAAGCATTCCTGTTATCGGGAGCTTTCTGGGAGTATTATAAAAAGATTGGAGGAAATACTGTTCTTGGCGCTCCTAATGATGATGCAAAATATGATAGTGATAAAAAATATGATAGTGATAAAAAATATGATAGTGATAAAAAATTATATATACAACCTTTTCAGTGTGGTAAAATCTTCTGCCGTGATGGCAAATGCTCCCTCGAAGAGGACGATTTTGACGACTCGGACAATGGCCCTTGTTATGCAAAACCTCTGGATTCATATCCCGACAGTGGAGGTTATTATGGCTTTGGCGGTACTCACATTGGAGCGGATTTTAAAGCTAGCGTAGGCACATCTGTTTATGCCGTTGCTGATGGAGTTGTATTTATTTCTAAGGAAGCTATGGGTTTCGGCAGTCCGTCCACTACCGGTGGTGCTATTGTCATTAAGCATCTAAAAAATAACGGCGAATCCTTTTATGCTCTTTATGGTCATATTGACAGATTAGCTCAACAGGGAGACTCTGTTACCAGAGGGCAACTTATTGGTACTATCAGAGATTATTATGATGCCAGTGGCAACTTTCTCCCCCATCTGCATTTTGGTCTGTATGACGGCAGCTCTTTTCCTTCATCAAAATGGGGGTACAACTCCGACACAACTGGTTGGCATGATCCTGTCACCACTCTTCCATCATGGCTTGGTGATACTGACTGCGGTTCCTCTGGTACTTTTAGTAATCCATGTGCACCAAACGATGGTTCTATCTGGAGTTGTTCAGAACGGAAAAAAATGTATACAGGTGAAATACCTGTGAACGGTTATGCGGCTGTGGGCGAAAACGGTTCTTATACTCACGAATGGTTTCTGGTCAACAATACAAGTTGTTCTATGGAAAGGTTTACTATTGGAAATCCTGAAATTTTCCTTTTTGATGGCATCAGCTACAAACCTGCTCCCGGCAGTGTGACGGGTAATTACTCATGCTTTTCTCTTAATCCTAATGGCGGTAACGGGTCGGTAACAGCAAATTTCACCTTTGAAGCTCCTGTTGAAGGCGAATACAGAATATTTTTTGATATTATTACCAGCAATAAAACAATACTGCCTCGTTTGAACAGTATTTATCCGAATTTTGGTCGGCTTTATACTGATGTCATTGGCGGCGGCTGTGTTGCGCCTGCCCCTTCTGTTGAATTTGCTGATCATGTTAATATGGGAACGGGTGATGTTACTGTTGAAGCCGAAGTCCTAAATGTTATTGAAGATCCTACTCTTCAGGTGAATGAAGGTTCTGATCAGACTATGGAAAGCGGGGATGGCAATTCCTATGCTGACGGCACTGATACGGAACAGGGAGAGAATGACTACAAGATCACGGCTCAAGGGGACTGCGGTATGGAGGCTACTCTGGAATATGCAGCCAATACCAATTATTCCCAATACTTCGGAAATTACAACTGCACTTCCAGTTGCGGTTCAGGTACGCAGAAATGCGATGCTGACCCCGTTAACAGCAAATTTGGCAATTTTTTTCACCAGGAATTAGACGGCACTGTTGCAGGTAAGGGAGAAAGCACCATTAATATGAAGCGTACCTATAATTCCCAGGCCCTTATCTGGACACCTGCCTCCATGCGCCGCTATTTCCCGGACGGATCAGAAGAAATTATAGCAGAACCGCCCCAGTATTTCGGAAAAGGATGGACTTCCTTTTTTGGGGAATATCTGCTGAAAATTGATATGGCTCCTGTTTTTAAAGGTGTTCAGATTTTATATGCTGACGGCCATACTGCAAATTTTAAAAAAGACGGAGATTCCTATATTCCTGAGTTTTCCGCTAATCATGATATTCTAAAGAAAGAAGGCAGTGAATATGTTCTTTATAATAACGGGTGCGACTGCTCCCTGGAATCCAGGCGGTTTAACTCTGACGGTAAACTGATTGAATTTTCTGATAAAAATGGCAATAAAATTAAGCTTGTTTATGCAGGAGATAATCTGGCTTATGTGGAAAATGCCAGTGGTCGTCGGATTGAATTTGAAACTAACTCTAAAGGCCGGATTACAAAAGCAAAACTTCCCGAAGGTATTACCCTTGAATATGAATATAATGATGACATGCTTACAGCCTTTATCAATGGCCGGGGTCTTCGGACTGAGTATATTTATGATGACATGGGACAAATGACTGAAATAATTACTCCTAAAGGTCTTACATCGGTCAAAAATTCCTATGATGATGAATTCCGGGTTACTAAACAGATTGTATGGGAATCTGAGGATTACACTTTTAATTATGATGAAAATATTACCAGTGTTACTGATGCCTACGGTCATACTTATACACATCATTATGATGCTGACTTCCGTCTGGTTCAGGTTGATGATCCTGTTGGAAATACGGAAATGTACGAGTATGACGAAGATAACAACCGCGTTTACTATATGGATAAGGCTGGGGCTGAATGGCGCTGGACTTTTGATGAAAACGGTAACAGGCTGAGTGCTGACGGTCCTCTGGGCTGGCATCGTGAGTGGGTGTATGAAAAGAATCAGGTTACACGCATGGCTGAAAAGGTCAATGCCGATACTGTTCGGGAAATGACATTTGATTATGACAGTAATGGAAATCTGACAACATTCTGCAATGCCCTTGGTGATTGCGGTTCCGTTAAGTATGACAGCTTTGGTCTGCCCCTTGAAATCATAGATTTTGCAGGAAATAAGACTGTTCATACCTATGATGGCGAAGGTGATCTTATTTCTGTTGCAGATGCGGTCAATGCAATCACCCGGTTTAATCATGACGGACTTGGCCGTGTAGTTTCCATGAAAAAGCCTATGGGAAGCTCTTATTCCTATACCTATGACAAAAACAGCAATCTCACGGATGTTAACGGGCCTGATGACTGGAATATTACATTTGAATTTGATAAAAACGATCATCTGAGCGTGAAAACAGATCCAAATGGCGGTACTATGGTTTTTGAATACAATCTGTCCGACCGTTTAAGCAAGGTGAGAAACCAGATGAATTTTGACGTGGCTGCTTTCACTTATGGACTTATGAATGAACTGTCAGAATTTACAGATGGCGAAGGCCGTTCCTGGTCTTATGAATATGATCCTCTTCTGCGTGTAACCCATGTATCAGGCCCCCTGGACACACATTTTTCTTATGCCTATAATCCGCTTGGCAGGATTGTTGATTTCACAGATGCCAACAGAATTATAACCCATACAGAGTATGATGAGCTGTACCGTCCTGTGTCTGTTGTCCGCAATTACCGCCCTGGCCTTGCATACAATTCAGACACCAATGTAACCAGATCCTTTGTTTATGATCTTGTGGGTAATATTCTGCAAGCTACTGATCCTGAGAGAAATGTTACAAAATTTACCTATGATCTCTTGGGGCGCAGGGTAAATAAGCAGGATGCTGAAGGCTATGAATGGGCTTATGCATACGACCCAATGGGCAATCTTACAAAAGTACTGAACTCCCGCGGTTTTGAATCTCTTTACGCCTATACCCCGGTTTACCGCCTGCAAAAAGCTGTTAACCAGGAAGGACATACAACATTTTTTAAATACAATGCTGACGGACTTCTGACAGATAAGACCAATCCCAACCAGGTAATAACGCATTTTGATTATAATGAACTTGGCAGGATGGTTCAGAAAATCGAAAATTATCTGCCTGGTATGGCCGGAACTAGTGAAATCAATGTTAGCACAGGCTTTGCATATGACCTTGCCGGAAATCTGCGGTTTCTGAACAATCCGAGAAATTTTCAGGCAGAATTTGTATATGACCCTGCACATCGACGCACAGAAATGTTTGATTTTGAATCAGGCCATTTCAGATATTCATATGACAGGGTTAACAATCTGCTTACCATGATTGATGCTGAAGACAATCCTGTGAATTATGCATATGATGCCCTGAACCGACTTGTATCTGTTACCAATGCGGAAAATGAGACCAAAAGATATGCTTATGATAAAATGGGGAACCGTACCCGTTTTATTGAAGCTGACAACACTGTTACCCTGTATGAGTATGACTATATATACCGTCTTAACCGTGTTACACAGAATTTCAGACCTGATATGGAGAAAAGTAACGATACCAATGCTGTCACAAGTTACTTCTATGATGCCAGAAGTCTGCTTACAAAGTTTGTAAATGCGAAAAATGCAGCCACAAGCTTTGAATATGACAGAGTAGGCCGGATGGTGCAGGAAACCGATCCCCTGAACAATGTCTGGGAATATACCTATGACGGAATGGGCAACAGAATAAGCAGGACTGATGCCAATGGCGACCTTACGGAATATGATTATTTCCCGGACGACATGCTCCAGGACATCCGGTATGCCAACGGCCAGAGCGTATCATATATGTATGACCCCAATAATAACAGAACAAATATGAATGACTGGCTGGGAGCAACCTCCTGGAATTATGACCCCTTAAACCGGGTAACAGAACAGGGAGACGCTTATGACCGTATGCTGTCATATGAATATGACGCAGCTTCAAACCGGACAGGTATAACCTATCCAGACGGAAATCAGGTAAGTTACACCTTTTCTCCAAATAACTGGATGGCATCTGCCACAGACCCCAAAGGCGGCATGATTGAGTACACAAGGAATAAAGTTGGAAATATCCTGCATATTGGCAATCCCAATTTAACGGAAACGGATTATGAATATGACCGGGTATATCGCCCCCTGAGTATCGTTACTCGTCAGCTTCTGGATGATGAAATAAAGATTCACAGCGCATTTGAATATACCTATAACAAGGTAGGCCATATTACACAGGTTGTAAAAGAATATGGATGGCGCAATCCCCCGGTTGTAAATGAATACTATGAATATGACGGACTGCACAGACTGGCAGGTGCGGTAATTGACCCCATTAAGAATAATGGTGTAAAAGAAATCATGTCATATGAATATGATTCAGTTGGAAACCGCATGAAATGGGAATCTTCAACAGGTTTGACCAGTTCAACCCTTACGGACGGATTTACCAAGGCCTATGAATATGATCTTGCAAACCGGTTGCTTACGGTTAATGTGGATTCAGTGAAAAAGAACAAGAATATCAATCTGCTTGAAACCTACACCTATGATGCAAACGGCAACCGGATTAACAGGGAGCGTGTTGATGAAAATGATAAAAACGCTCTGGTTGAAGGCATGGATTACGCATTTGACCCGGAAAACAGGATAATTCAGGCTTTGAGTTATCAGCTTGGAGGTAAAAAACAGAAGGTTCGCACTGACCGTGCTGTTACAGATATGGAATATGACGGCGGCGGACGGCGTATGGCCAAGCATTATGACCCAAAATCCAATGATGCTCCTGGTGTGGATAAGGAAGTGCAGTATGTGTTTGACGGGCTGAATCCGATAGCTGAATATGAAATGCTCAACGGACAGAGAGAAAATTTCTACCGTGGCGCAAACAACTGGATTACCACCATGCATCATTTCAACTCAGGTACACAGGGGCAGATGTACTGGTATCATTACAACTCAAAGGGTGATGTTTCAGGACTAACCAAACATAACGGAAATTCACATCATACTTACAGGTATGACCCATATGGCGGTGTGGTTCCTGAAACCGGGAATTTTACAGACCCGCATAATCATTATACTGTAACCGGTAAAGAGTTTGATGAAAATACAGGCTTGATCTGGTTTGGAGCAAGGCATTATGACCCGGAGGTCGGCGGGTGGATAGGTCAAGATGTATTTAGAGGATACTTAGTTAATCCACTAAGTTTAAACCGTTTAACATATATTGAAGCAAACCCAATTTCTTATTTTGATTGGTTTGGATTTGTAAAAGTCTATTACAATAATGATACTGCCGCAGATTATGCTCTTGAAAATGTTTATGAAGAATATGTGCAAAATGGTGGTTCAAATCCTTTCTATAACTTTGAAGATATACCCAACGCATATAATTGTACTAATTTTGTTAGTCAATCTTTGGTAGCTGGTTTAGCAGAAGATACTTCTTCAACAAATGTTTTTGACGAACTGTCAAAATATGAAGATGCAAGTAGCTATAATTCATGGTATTATCGAGATATTAATGATCGCTCACCAGCTTGGTCAGGTGCAAATGATTTGTATAATTATGTCAATAATCAAATCGACTTAGAATGCAAATATGGTGATGAATTGGAAGGGATGCATTTTGAGTACATAACCCATGATACCCATAATACTTTTATGGAATACACAAAGGTACAAAAAGGGGATATCATTTTTGCTGATTGGGATGCTGATGGAGAAATGGATCATACTATGATTGTGACTGATATAGATACTTGGAGATTAGGTTATAACGAAATTCAAGTCACCTATCAAAGTTCTAATAATAAAGATAAAAAACTGGGAGTCATCAATAAAGAATATGACTACAACGCATTATTTTATGTATATCGTCCCACATATTTTGAAACAGGAGATTAA
- a CDS encoding PilZ domain-containing protein, with protein MKMMKPGRNICVEKRKRLRTAFNTDVVVSSSNGRFFKGYLNNISINGMFVDCETLLSPGSACKAEIRLLGKRSVLILSVSGTVVRKAYSGFGIQFDHDLEWWSLFTVFSSYGKAADNFIPSSFFEAFVCEGV; from the coding sequence ATGAAGATGATGAAACCTGGCAGAAACATTTGTGTTGAAAAAAGAAAAAGACTGCGAACAGCTTTTAATACTGATGTGGTTGTTTCTTCTTCAAATGGAAGGTTTTTCAAAGGTTATCTTAATAATATCAGTATTAATGGCATGTTTGTTGATTGCGAAACTTTGCTTTCACCTGGTTCTGCCTGCAAAGCTGAAATCAGGCTTTTGGGTAAGCGTAGTGTTCTTATTCTTTCTGTCAGTGGTACTGTTGTACGTAAAGCTTATTCGGGTTTTGGTATTCAATTTGATCATGACCTGGAATGGTGGTCTTTGTTTACGGTTTTCTCTTCTTACGGGAAAGCCGCTGACAATTTTATTCCTTCTTCTTTTTTTGAAGCGTTTGTTTGTGAAGGTGTTTAA
- a CDS encoding sigma-54-dependent transcriptional regulator, which produces MENKRILFVDDQLDVWENALKEDLGGFGFELKGIENPRDTCRFISSYSPDIVLLDILFPEGNKGKSTLEAIKKQFPDIPVIMFTDTMCQADYNSLDYELADYRYSKDALRQGYFSDLANIMKNLIEKSKKNLKILTDGWNPDFGFIIGNSKAMLEIAKTIQKMADTDSTILITGETGTGKGVIAESIHKLSNRNGNSFETFVCAERSKDLIEDDLFGHEKNAFNQADFRTGILERADKGTLFLDEISEIPLPIQTKLLRFIENRTFERLGGKKTLHTDVRIIAATNKEMLPLIEDGEFRNDLFYRLNVINVSVPPLRKRIEDIPLFYKHFVSLYCKEIKRTILPEMHPEVEKLLTSYHWPGNIRELKHAIENAVYLSEDTILQVNHFSNINNNDNSTAIVQETFNIAKEICDGNLTWDSISKELGNSGRKAVLKDIEELLTKKFHRKPSRAEEAECLRLSPENTRQLYYKHGLVKKRKKKNS; this is translated from the coding sequence ATGGAAAATAAACGCATTCTGTTTGTAGATGATCAGTTGGATGTATGGGAAAATGCTCTGAAAGAAGACCTGGGTGGGTTCGGTTTTGAACTTAAAGGCATAGAGAATCCCAGGGATACTTGCAGATTTATCTCATCTTACAGCCCGGATATTGTTCTTCTGGATATTCTTTTTCCAGAAGGAAATAAAGGCAAATCCACATTGGAAGCTATAAAAAAACAATTTCCTGATATCCCTGTGATTATGTTTACCGACACCATGTGTCAGGCAGATTATAATTCCCTTGATTATGAACTGGCAGATTACAGGTATTCTAAAGATGCCTTGAGACAGGGCTATTTTTCAGATTTGGCAAATATAATGAAAAATCTGATTGAAAAATCCAAAAAAAATCTGAAAATTCTTACAGATGGCTGGAACCCTGATTTCGGCTTTATCATCGGAAACAGCAAAGCCATGCTGGAAATTGCCAAAACAATTCAAAAAATGGCTGATACGGATTCTACCATACTGATAACAGGGGAAACCGGAACAGGAAAGGGGGTTATTGCTGAATCAATACATAAATTAAGCAATCGTAATGGCAATTCTTTTGAAACTTTTGTCTGCGCCGAGCGATCCAAAGACTTGATAGAAGATGATCTTTTCGGTCATGAAAAAAATGCTTTTAACCAGGCGGATTTTCGGACCGGTATTCTGGAACGAGCTGATAAAGGGACATTATTTTTAGATGAAATCAGTGAGATCCCTCTGCCAATACAGACAAAGCTGCTCCGTTTTATAGAAAACAGGACATTTGAACGGCTGGGGGGTAAAAAAACATTACATACTGATGTTAGAATAATTGCTGCTACCAATAAAGAAATGCTACCTTTAATTGAAGATGGCGAATTCCGTAATGACTTATTCTATCGTTTAAACGTGATTAACGTATCTGTCCCTCCCCTGCGTAAAAGAATTGAGGATATTCCTCTTTTCTATAAACACTTTGTATCATTATACTGTAAAGAAATAAAAAGAACTATCCTCCCCGAAATGCACCCGGAAGTTGAAAAACTGTTAACATCCTATCATTGGCCCGGAAATATCCGGGAACTGAAACATGCCATTGAAAATGCCGTTTATCTCTCCGAAGATACGATTTTACAGGTCAACCATTTTTCAAATATAAATAATAATGATAACAGCACTGCGATAGTACAGGAAACTTTCAATATTGCAAAGGAAATATGTGACGGGAATTTAACATGGGATAGTATTTCCAAGGAACTGGGCAATAGCGGACGGAAAGCAGTTCTCAAGGATATCGAAGAATTATTGACAAAGAAATTTCATCGAAAACCCAGCCGTGCTGAAGAAGCCGAATGCTTACGTCTCAGCCCTGAAAATACCCGTCAATTATACTACAAACACGGCTTGGTTAAAAAAAGGAAAAAGAAGAATTCCTGA